A region from the Aegilops tauschii subsp. strangulata cultivar AL8/78 chromosome 5, Aet v6.0, whole genome shotgun sequence genome encodes:
- the LOC109779480 gene encoding uncharacterized protein: MAGVVGVWFAKFGREAAPAAEAEAEVVGRRHQGDGLLEVEAVKTVQIQERRRRNSAVLANSEDTVCMLMDRFAPA, translated from the coding sequence ATGGCTGGGGTGGTCGGCGTCTGGTTCGCTAAGTTCGGCCgggaggcggcgccggcggcagaggccgaggccgaggtCGTCGGCCGGCGACACCAGGGCGACGGCCTGCTCGAGGTGGAGGCCGTGAAGACGGTGCAGAtccaggagaggaggaggaggaacagCGCCGTCCTCGCCAACTCCGAGGACACGGTGTGCATGCTCATGGACCGCTTCGCCCCGGCCTGA